In Parageobacillus sp. KH3-4, the genomic window CGCCGGTGTTTTTAGTCATCAATAAAATCGATCTCGTTCATCCAAACGATTTATTGCCGTTAATTGATCAGTATAAAGAGCTTTACCCGTTTGCGGAGATCATTCCGATTTCTGCGCTGCAAGGGAACAATGTCGAAACATTGGTGGAACAAATCAAAAAATATTTGCCGGAAGGTCCGCAATATTATCCGCCTGACCAAGTAACCGACCATCCGGAACGGTTTATTATTGCGGAATTGATTCGCGAGAAAGCGCTTCATTTGACGCGCGAAGAAGTCCCGCATTCCATTGCCGTCGTGGTAGAGACGATTGAGCGGCGCGAAGATAGCGACACAGTGTATGTCGGTGCTGTTATTATTGTCGAGCGGGATTCACAAAAAGGGATCATTATTGGAAAACAAGGTCGAATGTTAAAAGAGATCGGGCAACGGGCGCGTGTCGATATCGAAGCGCTTCTTGGATCGAAAGTATTTTTGGAATTATGGGTGAAAGTGCAAAAAGATTGGCGCAATCGGCTGGCGCAGTTGCGTGATTTTGGGTTTAGAGAAGAAGAGTATTAATTAGAAAATTTTATATAACATAAACGTTTCACGGCGAGGTCAACCTATATCTAGACGAAAAATAAGCAACGCTGCAGGCGGAAAGAGGTGTGGTTCCATGCTTGATTTTACATGGAAGCTGTTCAGTCAAACCGGCAACATTGACACATATCTTCTTTTCAAAGAGCTGGAAAGAGAACAACAACCTAGTAGCGATAAACAAGAGACGGAACGCAAAGAAGTCGATCAACCTGTTTTTTGATCGGCGTTTGATGGTCGGTGGTGATGCGATTGTTTGAAAAATGTGAAGCGATTGTTATTCGCGCGACTGATTATGGCGAAACAAATAAAATTGTCACATTCTTCACGAGAGAATGGGGAAAGGTGGCTGCGAT contains:
- the era gene encoding GTPase Era, producing MNKEGYKSGFVSIVGRPNVGKSTFLNRVIGQKIAIMSDKPQTTRNKIQGVYTTDDAQIVFIDTPGMHKPKHKLGDFMMKVALNALKEVDLILFMINAEEGFGRGDAYIIERLKEVNTPVFLVINKIDLVHPNDLLPLIDQYKELYPFAEIIPISALQGNNVETLVEQIKKYLPEGPQYYPPDQVTDHPERFIIAELIREKALHLTREEVPHSIAVVVETIERREDSDTVYVGAVIIVERDSQKGIIIGKQGRMLKEIGQRARVDIEALLGSKVFLELWVKVQKDWRNRLAQLRDFGFREEEY
- a CDS encoding YqzL family protein, with translation MLDFTWKLFSQTGNIDTYLLFKELEREQQPSSDKQETERKEVDQPVF